One region of Parerythrobacter jejuensis genomic DNA includes:
- the xth gene encoding exodeoxyribonuclease III: MRIATFNINGIKARLPRLLEWLEETRPAVACLQEIKSQDEGFPAEAFEKIGYHAIWHGQKSFNGVAILADGVKPEETQRGLPLLPGDEEDPQSRYLEAEVNGVRIACLYLPNGNPQPGPKFDYKLAWMRRLQARMRELWQLERPTIVLGDFNVIPEAKDTFSVRAMADDALTQPESRDAYRRLLGDGWTDALDTLNPRGGVWTYWDYQRGAWQRDHGFRIDHCLLSPELADRLVSAGVDKEYRGREKASDHAPVWVEITGT, translated from the coding sequence ATGCGTATCGCAACATTCAACATCAACGGAATCAAGGCGCGCCTGCCGCGCTTGCTGGAATGGCTGGAAGAGACCCGGCCTGCGGTGGCATGTCTGCAAGAGATCAAGAGCCAGGACGAAGGGTTTCCTGCCGAAGCATTCGAAAAGATCGGCTATCATGCGATCTGGCACGGGCAGAAAAGCTTCAACGGTGTCGCCATTCTTGCGGATGGGGTGAAGCCGGAGGAGACGCAGCGTGGTTTGCCACTGCTGCCTGGTGACGAGGAAGACCCCCAATCCCGCTACCTCGAGGCTGAGGTTAACGGTGTGCGGATCGCCTGCCTCTATTTGCCCAACGGCAACCCACAGCCAGGGCCCAAATTCGATTACAAGCTGGCATGGATGCGCCGGCTGCAAGCGCGGATGCGGGAATTGTGGCAATTGGAACGGCCGACGATCGTGCTTGGCGATTTCAATGTCATTCCCGAGGCCAAAGACACATTCTCTGTCCGCGCGATGGCCGATGATGCGCTGACCCAACCGGAATCGCGCGATGCATACCGGCGATTGCTCGGTGATGGATGGACTGATGCTCTCGACACGCTCAATCCGCGAGGGGGAGTGTGGACCTATTGGGATTACCAGCGCGGCGCATGGCAGCGCGATCACGGCTTCCGGATCGATCATTGCCTATTGTCGCCCGAATTGGCCGACAGGCTGGTTTCCGCCGGCGTCGATAAGGAATATCGCGGGCGCGAAAAAGCCAGCGATCACGCACCCGTTTGGGTTGAAATCACCGGCACATAA